The Apostichopus japonicus isolate 1M-3 chromosome 14, ASM3797524v1, whole genome shotgun sequence region ATGAACCTGTTTTTCACTTCATCATTAAGATTCAAGAGAAAACATTTGCATTTCCTTGTTTGCTGGCAGCTATATGAATATTTTGAGTACCTATCCAAGCTATCTTACTGCTGGGTTTCAAACATGTTGGCAAATTCCCTGTTCCCATGGCAACCAACTCAACTCAGTCAGATGCTTTAAATAAGATAATGTCGTTTTCATTTTGTTGCTCAGTTTATCATAATATGCAATTCCTATCAATCGTCTTCTTGTAGGACTGAGTTTTGGAAGTCCAATCCCAAAAAGTTTTGTGAGTTTTGCAGAGTTTGGTTTGCAGATAATAAGTCGGTAAGTTGCCTTTGTCTATAATTCTCAGTTTTAAGTGGCAAGTGCTGTGAATGAAGTTCAATGAACTGTATTGAAAGCTCCTCTAAGTAAATATCTCAAAAAAAAGCCAATTAAGTACAAATAAtagttttaattatatataaccTTGTTTATACTTTTATAGTGGGCAATGGTGCAAACCAATTGGATCCTTTCATTTTGAGTTTGATAGGTCTTCTTTGCAATTTGCTGGCTCGACCTTATAAAGGGAAGAGTAAGATGTATCTATGAAGGTTTTCATTTGAATGTTATATTCTTCTCCTAGTAGACAATAGGTTATTTTTAATTGAACTGTCTTTCATTTTATGCTTTGGTCCAGTATTTcattcataaaataataatatgaaatcaAGTAATGGACTCAGCCTTCTCCTTTTATATTCTTTCTTAAGTTAAAGTTATATATGCTGTCTTTATAAGGTTTTTTCATACTCATAACTACCGGGAATGCAATCCATGTATTTAAAttgcttgtttatttttctcacTGTGCCAAAGAAGACATGAAAATTTGGTATCAAAGTTCAATATTCGACTTCTAAATTGAGTATTTACTTCTTTGTTGCGTTTGATGTGAACAGTCCTTGAATCCTTCAAGATGAACATTGAAGCTATTCAGAGACATAGTTGTAAGCCACAAATTTTGCTAACTCTATGTAAGTTTCTGCCAGAGAGCTTGTAAATTTGATAACACCCTCCTTTTTTGCCTTCCTTTGTAGAGCATCGATTTTCATGAGCGTGGAAAGAAGCACCAAGAAAATGTGCAGAGAAAAATAGGAGAATTGACGAAGAAAGGCCTAAAGCAACATGAAGCTCAACAACACACAAAGAATTTTCTACAGCAAATGGAAGAGGTAGAAGACCTGTTCAAATCATTTGAAATGGCTACAAATATCTTCCAAGGATCCTAATTTAttctctcaaaatgtttcatactgtacagtatgttactcTTGAGCTACCCCATTATGATTGTGAAATTTATAGTTTCCTTGGTAATACAGTCTCTACCTCTTTCCCACACTATTTTTGCATATAACCGATTTTATAGTTCCTTACTTTGAAATACGCTGGGTCCAGTGTATGGTGGTGAGTTTGGGGAGCGATCCTAAAACTAGTTTTGCCCAAAGAGTATATATCATAATGTATCAATGTTGTCTAGTCTCTGCTGATTTTTATGTGAAAATTTTGTCCATATATACCTTGCTGATGtgtttgttcttgttttgttttttacttcgAAAACACAACCTTCTACTGTCTCGGCATCCACCATAACACTTCATTCATTGCCAAGAAATACATTACCTCAATCAAATTATTTTTTGTGTTCAGTATTTAACCACGGGACAGATGTTTCATGGAACATTCGTAGAAGGTTCTTTGTCCTTCCTCTTCCaaccattccccccccccccctccatactCCCTTGTTGTAAATAAAATGATTGAAAGGgtgcattttcttttttgcttgcATCGTTAGGATGCATTGAAGGCCTTCAAGAAAGATGCCCAGAAGGACAGTAGTTTGGTCACTCAGTACAACCAAGCAGCTGTTGAATTTAAAGTCAGACAGTTTGAAGGTAAAATACAGTCTCTCCTTCAAGCTGTAAACTCTTTTAATTCTGACATTCTGATTCCTTTGTTTCTTATATCACTCTCTGACCTCTTTCTATTTCTaatatctcttattttatctctaattttatttgtaaattcaTTAAATTAATGAAGAAAATTAGCTTCACCATGCAGTATAGTTCTTCTTGATcagggtgggatgggggtggggattaAGAGATCAAGCAACTCATACCTGAGTTTTATTTTCATGGTCTTGTTATTTGTCAGACCATGCTCTTTGCTATCTTAGCCTCAAACAGTCATTTTCAATAGTGTGTTCACCATATCTTACGGGGGTTTCCAGCATGATCCATTGAAAGATATCACTTTCAGTCACGTTGTTTTCGATTGTGACAGTTCCTTTGCAGTTTTTCAAATTATTGATATTGTCATTTGTTTCTTCGATAAAAAATTTGGCCGACTCTGCTGCCCACGAGCTTCTGCCATCGTCGGTATAATTTAATTAATGATGACCAAAATCCTCTTTAATAAATCTTGTTACTTAATCCTCTTTGTTAATCCTTTACtgacatttgtttttttgtatttttttttgtagaagaAGCAGCCAATGAGCCCAGACCCAGCAAACAATCAAAGGATGGCACCTGGTATGAATGCAAGAACCAAGATGGCTACTCTTACTATTGGAATGATGTAACAGAAGGTTAGTTCATCTGGTCAAAACAATTTAGGTCCAAAATGTGCAGTATCCCTtgaacgatgatgatgatgatgattagtTTGGAATAGTTTTCAGATCTGCCAGTGAAATATGTTCACCTTGTAGATGTTGCAATTTTCTTTATCATCTGACATTGTTCTTTGTTTTACCAACAGTGTCACAATGGGAAGAGCCAGCCAAGTTTGTTCCTTACCAGGACACATCAAGCACGACAGCTGACAGTGATACTAAAGAAAAAGTTAAAACTGAAGAGGATGAAGGGAAGCAAGGAGAAGAGGAAATCAAAGATGAAGATAGTGTCGAGAAGAGTGTGAAGAAGGAAGAGGATGAAAAAGAGACAAAGAAAGCAGAACCAAGTCATaaaggagagagaaagagaaagggaGATGCTTACGGTCAGTGGACAGAGATAGTAAATGAGGAGAGGTAAGTTAAtagccccccaccccaccccaccccacccccccacagAGGAGGGGCAGGATAGCCAGAGCTGGAAACAGAACCAAATCAAAAGGAGATATAGGTTTTTAACATCATGGATAAAGATTTAATGCTCTCAATTATTTCAATGTGAACGTGTCATTTTGGTATTTAAGAACATTGATTCCTTGCATTCTAAATACGTTATTTGAGGCATATCatggttttgttttccttttgattTTTGTGTTGCCTCCCACTTAAATTGATTAACATGTTGCGAAGGGCCATTTCTCAAAACTTATAAAAAGTGTTAAATAgaagttcattcatacttagtaaagattcctaaatcctattggtccattcaggtcagctgaccgtggttaatcctgtgagtaacgcacggtaaaattacggggcatcactttaataaatctttggttaaatgtaaccaaaaatgttttgttttatgatatttcccccacacaaatggtagtgtatgaatgaacggggttaatcaacggtctagcatgcgttactcacatgattaatgcactcccggtgttaatgctatcgctggatgcactcgggctccgccctcgtgcatcgcttgcattatcccccgatcgtgcattaatcctgtgagtaacacacgctagaccgttgattaaccccttattgaATTGATAGTGGTATTCTcttattatgtttttgtattatcattctacaaaatatgaaaatcagaATTTGCGCATTAAGTCATACTTTTGACTAATTTTGTAGAATTGTAACACATTTAAAAGGATACATACAATGAAGAACAAACATTAAGCAAACTCCGGGATGTGCGAATCTATCGTTAATTATAATTGTTGATTTATGACGATGATGGATAGATGATTTGTGTCTGCTCCGTTTCTCAGTACTCCAGTAGATCTACAGCTTCCAGAGAGTGCCAGGAATTACATAAGTCAATACCAACCACAGGTGGAACAACGACAGCCAGTCGAGGAAATTGAATTTGGAACAAAAACTATACCTTCATTAGCAATGGCTTCTTCGTCAGGAGAGAAAGTCAGTGTGGGGTTCAAGAAACGGAAAATGAAGGGTGGAGGAAGAAGCCTACGCCAGAGAGACGAGACATGACGGAAAATTATCAGCCTGTCGGAGGTCGATTCAAAGATGGGGAAAGGATGAAGTCACCATAGGGAAACAGGTTCCTTGCTTAGAAAAATATGAAGAACAATTCCTCAGATTACTGAGAGTAAACGCTGATATGCATATGTGGTAGTTACcatagaaagagagaaaaacatgCTGTACAGTATATCTGTTAAGTTTGTCACAGAATAACACAAGCGAGTGACACTGGAGAAACTGAATGGTGTATTTGTATGCTTATCATTTAATTAGAGGTAACTaaacttcttagctgttttCAGTGTATTTGGTGGTGAGTATGCTTTAACATGTGATGTTAAAGTTACTTGTAATACAGTGCAACAGAAGGAAGTATCCACACAGTGATGGATACAATGAGATATCAACATGGATGGTCTCTGATGCTCTGAAGAACATACTGAGCTTTATAAATAGAGGGCTTCAAAAGTATAAAATAATTCTGTTTACTTGTCAAGCAAAGGAATAAATAGTATAATGGTGCATTCTCTGGAAATCTAAGAAAATGTTTCCAGTTTTCACATGATGTCACCAAGGACTGTCGGACAATGAGAGGGTCTGATGCCTTGGTCCTTCAATATATCTTTCatttgttgggttttttttgtaCTGTCAAAGTAGTCCCGGTATCAAGagaattacaaatatttatGCCTTTGACATACAGGAGAACTGAAGACTGCGATGCAATTTGGAAATTATTATTTGATACTTCCCAACGTCATTTGTTTCAACTTTCCATCACATAGTGATTGTTTTCTGCTGAGATTGGAACTCATCATTTTTATCAAGATTCAGCTCATTTTTCAGCTCAGTTGCAAGAGCTCATCTGTGATTGACCCAGTCCACAATGTTGCAGACacttaatataacattaatatatagCATTAATATAACATTCTAGATCTGTCTTACAAAGGAGGTATGTAGCAGTCATTATGCAAACTGACATTTGCAAAGCAAGAGTAGACCGATAAGATGATATCATATACAGGCAACAACAGAGCTTTGAGTTACCAATCACTGTTACAGGATTAATTTAATGTGTTCCGCTGGTAACATATCTGAATGATATTAAAACTGtacacaaaataccaaaataaaaaaacaacaatttcaaTGCAAATCTGTAAAAtggtttccttttttatttatcttttatctatcttttatatatttttccatCTACTATCTACAAGTCacaaattcattcattttagTTATAAATTTGACTTCTTCATgtaacagaaatgaaaaatggTATAAACTCAAAAAAACATTGGTATTTCACAAATAAGTCTGCAAATTTCTCAAGGCACATACCCCTGACGGTCACTCTTTTATCACATGATATGAAGAAAATGGTAAACATTTAGAGAATTTCCAGGATTTCTCTATGTAAACATAAATTGTGAATGTATTACTCTTTGATGGCCATTCGGACAATATTCTTCAATAAGCTAGCCTTGAgttgtcatttaaaaaaaaaggaatgttAAGTCTCATTTAGACTATTTTCTATCTGAGGACAGTTTCTACTCATTAGAAATTGAAATTTTGCTTGTAGGTGCCTATGGCACTCTCATTTATacaacaaatatgaaatcattcaattttatttgGAGTTCAATTGCTACAGAAAACCTATCTAAACATTGCAAAAGACTGGGCCAGTCAGGTATTCAACAAAAACCAAGCAT contains the following coding sequences:
- the LOC139979629 gene encoding uncharacterized protein, with product MTEFWKSNPKKFCEFCRVWFADNKSSIDFHERGKKHQENVQRKIGELTKKGLKQHEAQQHTKNFLQQMEEDALKAFKKDAQKDSSLVTQYNQAAVEFKVRQFEEEAANEPRPSKQSKDGTWYECKNQDGYSYYWNDVTEVSQWEEPAKFVPYQDTSSTTADSDTKEKVKTEEDEGKQGEEEIKDEDSVEKSVKKEEDEKETKKAEPSHKGERKRKGDAYGQWTEIVNEESTPVDLQLPESARNYISQYQPQVEQRQPVEEIEFGTKTIPSLAMASSSGEKVSVGFKKRKMKGGGRSLRQRDET